One Gloeothece verrucosa PCC 7822 DNA window includes the following coding sequences:
- a CDS encoding DMT family transporter, whose protein sequence is MTVMEFPIDQYKGEIAALSAAFLWAATSVVFVVLGRTIPPLLLNFAKGVMAISFISLTLVLTRQPFPSLPLMPVSILFISGVIGIGLGDTAYFTALNSLGARRTLLIETLAPPLAAILALVFLGESLSFADWCGILLTLLGIAWVISERTPATVVSSPHPFRGIIWAGLAAMGQAIGAVLSRLALVQSDITPLWSTLIRLIAGTLIAFFLLLIRPQTRDKTAQIAWSFRLIGIIALTAFGSTFLGIWLQQMSLKFAPTGIAQTLTSTSPLFVLPLAAWMGDKITLRALVGVLIALAGIAILFA, encoded by the coding sequence ATGACTGTGATGGAATTCCCCATTGATCAATATAAAGGAGAAATAGCGGCTTTAAGTGCGGCTTTTTTATGGGCTGCTACATCGGTTGTTTTTGTCGTCCTCGGACGAACCATTCCCCCCCTCCTGCTGAATTTTGCTAAAGGGGTGATGGCGATCTCTTTTATCAGTCTTACTTTAGTGTTAACCCGTCAACCCTTTCCTAGCCTTCCTCTGATGCCGGTTAGTATTCTCTTCATTAGTGGTGTTATTGGCATTGGTTTAGGAGATACTGCCTATTTTACGGCACTTAATTCTTTAGGAGCTAGAAGAACCCTATTAATCGAAACCTTAGCGCCTCCTTTGGCGGCTATTTTAGCTTTGGTTTTTTTAGGAGAGTCTCTAAGCTTTGCTGATTGGTGTGGTATTTTATTAACCCTATTAGGGATAGCTTGGGTGATTAGTGAACGCACACCGGCAACGGTGGTGAGTAGTCCTCATCCGTTTAGGGGGATAATTTGGGCAGGTTTAGCCGCTATGGGTCAAGCAATTGGGGCAGTTTTGTCGCGTTTGGCTTTGGTACAATCAGACATTACCCCTTTATGGAGTACCCTGATTCGGCTAATTGCAGGTACACTCATCGCTTTTTTCCTATTGTTAATTCGTCCTCAAACCCGAGATAAAACTGCTCAGATAGCTTGGTCTTTTCGCTTGATAGGGATTATTGCTTTAACGGCTTTTGGAAGTACCTTTTTAGGAATTTGGTTACAACAAATGTCTTTAAAGTTTGCGCCTACGGGGATTGCACAAACTCTGACTTCTACGAGTCCGTTATTTGTTTTACCCTTGGCGGCTTGGATGGGAGATAAAATTACTTTGAGGGCATTGGTTGGGGTTTTAATTGCCCTTGCTGGAATTGCGATTTTATTTGCTTAA
- the psaJ gene encoding photosystem I reaction center subunit IX has product MAKFLSSAPVLLMALLTFTAGLLIEINRFYPDLLFYPLG; this is encoded by the coding sequence ATGGCTAAATTTTTATCTTCTGCACCGGTTTTACTGATGGCTTTGTTGACCTTTACAGCCGGACTTTTAATTGAAATTAACCGTTTTTATCCCGATCTTTTGTTCTATCCTTTAGGATAA
- a CDS encoding photosystem I reaction center protein PsaF subunit III, with translation MRRFLALILVLSVWFTFAPPASADFANLTPCSESATFQTKAKSFRNTTADPQSGQKRAERYAEALCDENGYPHLIVDGRLTHAGDFLVPSVLFLYIAGWIGWAGRSYLIEIQKGKDPELKEIIIDVPLAISKMLAAAAWPLAALGEYTSGKLVVKDVPVSPR, from the coding sequence ATGCGACGATTTTTGGCTCTTATTTTGGTTTTAAGCGTTTGGTTCACTTTTGCGCCGCCAGCGTCAGCAGATTTTGCTAATTTAACCCCCTGTAGTGAATCTGCCACTTTTCAGACCAAAGCAAAGTCTTTCCGCAATACCACTGCTGATCCTCAATCCGGTCAAAAGCGGGCTGAACGTTATGCTGAAGCCCTCTGCGATGAGAACGGATATCCTCATTTAATTGTTGATGGTCGTTTGACTCATGCTGGTGATTTCCTTGTTCCTAGCGTTTTATTCCTTTATATCGCTGGTTGGATCGGTTGGGCTGGACGTTCTTACCTAATTGAGATTCAAAAAGGTAAAGATCCAGAATTGAAGGAAATTATCATTGATGTTCCTTTAGCCATTAGCAAAATGCTTGCGGCTGCGGCTTGGCCTTTGGCAGCGTTAGGAGAATATACTTCTGGCAAATTGGTTGTCAAAGATGTACCTGTTTCTCCTCGCTAA
- the tsaD gene encoding tRNA (adenosine(37)-N6)-threonylcarbamoyltransferase complex transferase subunit TsaD, whose product MATILSIETSCDETAVAIVNNRNIYSNIVASQIDLHRTYGGVVPEVASRQHLETINLCIEQALSEAALDWEQIDAIAATVAPGLVGALMVGVSAAKTLAILYQKPFLGVHHLEGHIYASYLSEAQLQPPFLCLLVSGGHTSLIYVKDCGVYEMLGTTRDDAAGEAFDKVARQLKLSYPGGPIIDRMAQTGNSQAFALPEGRVSLPTGGYHPYDSSFSGLKTAVLRLVQKLEQENQSLPINDLAASFQDTVARSLTKRTIACALDYGLNTIAVGGGVGANSGLRKHLTAAATEHNLTVYFPPLKLCTDNAAMIGCAAADHFNRGHISPLSLGVQSRLAITDVMKLYE is encoded by the coding sequence ATGGCAACGATCTTATCAATTGAAACAAGTTGTGACGAAACGGCGGTTGCAATCGTAAACAATCGTAACATTTATAGCAATATTGTCGCCTCTCAAATTGACCTGCATCGAACTTATGGCGGGGTTGTTCCAGAGGTAGCATCCCGTCAACATCTAGAAACCATTAATCTTTGTATTGAACAGGCATTATCAGAAGCCGCCTTAGACTGGGAGCAAATTGATGCGATCGCGGCAACAGTAGCACCGGGTTTAGTGGGGGCGTTAATGGTGGGGGTAAGTGCCGCCAAAACCCTAGCCATTTTATATCAAAAACCTTTTCTAGGGGTTCATCATCTCGAAGGACATATTTATGCCTCTTACCTCAGTGAAGCCCAATTACAGCCGCCTTTTTTATGTTTATTGGTATCTGGAGGACATACCAGTCTAATCTATGTCAAAGATTGTGGAGTCTATGAAATGTTAGGTACTACGCGAGATGACGCAGCCGGAGAAGCTTTTGATAAAGTGGCGCGGCAACTAAAATTAAGTTATCCAGGTGGACCCATTATTGATCGCATGGCCCAGACTGGCAATAGTCAAGCCTTTGCTTTACCAGAGGGTAGAGTTTCCTTACCCACAGGCGGATATCACCCCTATGATTCAAGTTTTAGCGGCTTAAAAACTGCTGTATTGCGCTTAGTTCAAAAATTAGAACAAGAAAATCAATCTTTGCCCATTAATGATTTAGCCGCCAGTTTTCAGGATACGGTGGCGCGTTCTTTGACTAAAAGAACCATTGCCTGTGCGTTAGACTATGGGTTAAATACTATTGCTGTCGGTGGAGGAGTCGGCGCGAACAGTGGCTTAAGAAAACATCTAACCGCCGCCGCAACTGAACATAATCTGACGGTCTATTTTCCCCCTCTAAAACTCTGTACCGATAATGCGGCTATGATTGGTTGTGCGGCAGCCGATCATTTTAACCGAGGACATATTTCTCCCCTATCTTTGGGTGTTCAATCTCGTTTAGCCATTACTGATGTTATGAAGCTTTATGAGTGA
- a CDS encoding MnhB domain-containing protein, which yields MPDFKLLLKTKITQQFSTNSSLSFAKKYHTFWLYLSLFFSAFYSHFALQEAFSQKYIIQDDARQHVFWMARFVDAELFPKDIIADYFQESAPIGYTKLYQFFALLGIDPILLHKLLPFVLGLIATLYIFRLTLEILPLPFAGFSAAIFLNQSLWTRDDLVSATPAAFAVPFLCCFLYYYIKEKKLQTLFCMGLLGLFYPQCLLLAAGLVGLRLFRFGQRKLYLSTEKDDYVWILSAGLVTLIVLLPYLIYPSPFGEVITKVEAKKLPVFSSKGWSAFFNPEPMQYWFCGKRSGFIPTDWCRLYRRGFELLPPQVFLCFLLPVVLQFFKKLSFSLEFYPQKGLLIRNFALISLGFFLLAHAVAFKLHLPNRYTEHSFKIIFAVGAAISLAIGLITLLHQRSVLTHKLITTTFLLLIIIYLPVGYPMLLNASGYTFPSSDYIEGKYPELYDFLKKQQKDSLVASLVPEANNLPSFTHRSILVGGSGYALPYHPEFFAEMEKRTIALIQAQYSSDFEEVSNFINQYGIDFWLVDKSAFTEEYIQQDEWLKAFAHHINPQELLNYKKTAIVGKSLESCGVIQKESLVLIDVKCLMRVNQS from the coding sequence ATGCCCGATTTTAAGTTATTATTGAAGACGAAAATTACCCAACAGTTTTCGACCAACTCATCTCTAAGCTTTGCTAAAAAATATCACACTTTCTGGCTTTACTTGAGTCTATTTTTTTCGGCTTTTTATAGCCATTTTGCTTTACAAGAAGCTTTTTCCCAAAAATATATTATTCAAGATGATGCTCGTCAACATGTATTTTGGATGGCGCGATTTGTTGACGCAGAATTGTTTCCCAAGGATATTATTGCTGATTACTTTCAAGAATCGGCTCCCATCGGCTATACAAAACTCTATCAATTTTTTGCTCTTTTAGGAATAGACCCCATTCTTTTACATAAATTATTACCGTTCGTTTTAGGACTAATTGCAACTCTTTATATATTTCGGCTAACCCTAGAAATTTTACCCTTACCTTTTGCAGGATTTTCTGCCGCTATTTTCCTTAATCAAAGTTTGTGGACAAGAGATGATTTAGTATCGGCGACACCAGCCGCTTTTGCCGTTCCTTTCTTATGTTGTTTCCTCTATTATTACATCAAAGAAAAAAAATTACAGACTCTTTTTTGTATGGGGCTGCTGGGCTTGTTTTATCCTCAGTGTTTACTTTTAGCGGCTGGATTAGTTGGGCTTCGTTTATTTCGTTTTGGCCAAAGAAAACTTTATTTATCAACTGAAAAGGATGATTATGTATGGATATTGTCTGCGGGTTTAGTTACTTTAATTGTTCTGCTACCTTATCTAATTTATCCGTCTCCTTTTGGAGAAGTTATTACCAAAGTTGAAGCGAAAAAACTACCGGTCTTTAGTTCTAAAGGTTGGTCGGCTTTTTTCAATCCTGAACCGATGCAATACTGGTTTTGTGGGAAACGTAGTGGTTTTATCCCTACCGACTGGTGTCGCCTTTATAGACGAGGTTTTGAATTATTACCTCCTCAAGTCTTTTTATGTTTTCTTCTCCCTGTGGTGCTGCAATTTTTTAAAAAACTCTCTTTTTCCTTAGAATTTTATCCCCAAAAAGGATTATTGATTAGAAATTTTGCCTTGATTTCTTTGGGGTTCTTTTTGCTGGCTCATGCTGTAGCTTTTAAGCTTCATTTGCCCAATCGTTATACAGAACATAGCTTTAAAATAATTTTTGCTGTCGGTGCGGCTATATCTCTAGCCATAGGATTAATAACACTCTTGCACCAACGGTCAGTATTAACTCATAAATTAATCACAACAACTTTTTTATTATTAATTATTATTTACCTGCCGGTAGGCTACCCAATGTTACTGAATGCAAGCGGCTATACTTTTCCTTCAAGTGATTATATCGAGGGAAAATATCCTGAGCTTTATGACTTTCTTAAAAAACAGCAAAAAGATAGTTTAGTTGCTTCTCTAGTTCCTGAAGCCAACAATTTACCCAGTTTTACGCACCGTTCTATTTTAGTGGGAGGAAGTGGGTATGCTCTCCCCTATCATCCAGAATTTTTTGCCGAAATGGAAAAACGAACCATAGCATTAATTCAAGCTCAGTATAGTAGCGATTTTGAAGAGGTATCTAATTTTATCAATCAATATGGGATCGATTTTTGGTTAGTGGATAAATCAGCCTTCACTGAAGAGTATATACAACAAGATGAATGGTTAAAGGCATTTGCTCATCATATTAATCCCCAAGAACTCCTAAATTATAAAAAAACTGCAATTGTGGGAAAATCTCTGGAGAGTTGCGGCGTGATACAAAAAGAGTCGCTAGTATTAATCGATGTCAAATGTCTTATGAGAGTCAATCAATCTTAA
- a CDS encoding ribonuclease Z, which translates to MEITFLGTSSGVPTRSRNVSSVALRLPQRGEVWLFDCGEGTQHQLLRSEIKTSQLRRIFITHLHGDHIFGLMGLLASCGLAGTAQPVDLYGPTGLKDYIQACSKYSYTHFGNRVQVHTVQPGVVYEDEEYTVSCGLLKHRIPAYGYRIAEKDRPGRFNVEKAKALGIPPGRIYGQLKNGETVTLADGRIIRGQDLCGPTESGRKLVYCTDTVFCESAVEIAQEADVLIHEATFAHQDAQLAFERLHSTSTMAAQVALAAGVKLLIMTHFSPRYAPGNELDVNNLLEEARAIFPNTKLAYDFFSYEIPRHRSDQLAEIS; encoded by the coding sequence GTGGAAATTACATTTTTAGGAACCAGTTCAGGAGTTCCAACCCGATCTCGGAACGTATCTAGTGTAGCTTTGCGGCTTCCCCAACGAGGAGAAGTCTGGTTATTTGACTGTGGAGAAGGAACTCAACATCAACTGTTACGCAGCGAGATCAAAACCTCTCAACTGCGACGCATTTTTATCACTCATCTACACGGCGATCATATTTTTGGTTTAATGGGATTACTGGCTAGTTGTGGATTAGCGGGTACTGCTCAACCGGTTGATCTTTATGGTCCAACAGGATTAAAAGACTATATCCAAGCTTGTTCTAAATATTCCTATACTCATTTTGGCAACCGGGTACAGGTTCATACGGTGCAACCGGGTGTAGTCTATGAGGACGAAGAATATACCGTTAGTTGTGGGTTACTAAAGCATCGTATCCCCGCCTATGGCTATCGAATTGCAGAAAAAGACCGGCCAGGACGGTTTAATGTGGAAAAAGCCAAAGCGCTTGGCATTCCTCCGGGGCGAATTTATGGACAACTCAAAAACGGAGAAACGGTTACTTTAGCTGATGGGAGAATTATTCGAGGACAAGATTTATGTGGTCCCACTGAAAGCGGCCGTAAATTGGTCTATTGTACTGACACCGTTTTTTGTGAGAGTGCCGTAGAAATTGCCCAAGAAGCAGATGTTTTAATTCACGAAGCAACCTTTGCTCATCAAGATGCTCAACTGGCTTTTGAACGTCTTCATTCTACCTCGACGATGGCGGCTCAGGTGGCTTTAGCCGCAGGAGTCAAACTTTTAATCATGACTCATTTTAGTCCTCGTTATGCTCCCGGTAATGAATTAGATGTTAATAATTTACTAGAAGAAGCGCGTGCAATTTTTCCTAACACTAAATTAGCTTATGATTTTTTCAGTTACGAGATTCCTCGCCATCGTAGCGATCAATTGGCTGAGATTTCTTAG
- the cobU gene encoding bifunctional adenosylcobinamide kinase/adenosylcobinamide-phosphate guanylyltransferase — MNQQISRRKIILVTGAARSGKSEWAEQLAALKNDPVTYIATAYRDSTDLEWEARLNQHRLRRPTHWQTKEIPLELATTIAQAKAPHCLIVDSLGTWVSNCLNEDGASWQQISLELLTSLQQSQVEVILVAEETGWGVVPAYPVGRLFRDRLGHLIRQIGIIADVVYLVTGGHVLNLSQLGQPLIKNQQSDDFIA; from the coding sequence ATGAATCAGCAAATTTCCCGAAGAAAAATTATTCTCGTAACTGGTGCTGCTCGTTCAGGTAAAAGCGAATGGGCCGAACAATTAGCCGCACTGAAGAATGATCCCGTCACTTATATAGCCACTGCTTATCGAGACTCCACTGATCTAGAATGGGAAGCGCGGCTTAACCAGCATCGTCTAAGACGGCCTACCCATTGGCAAACAAAAGAAATTCCTCTAGAATTAGCCACCACCATCGCCCAAGCTAAAGCGCCGCATTGTTTGATCGTAGATTCTTTGGGAACTTGGGTTAGCAATTGTTTAAATGAAGATGGTGCGAGTTGGCAACAGATCTCCCTTGAGTTACTGACCAGTTTACAACAATCTCAGGTAGAGGTGATTTTAGTGGCAGAAGAGACTGGCTGGGGAGTTGTGCCTGCTTATCCTGTGGGGCGGCTTTTTCGTGATCGCCTTGGTCATTTGATTAGACAGATTGGAATTATAGCAGATGTTGTCTATTTGGTTACGGGAGGTCATGTTCTCAACTTGTCTCAATTAGGACAACCTTTAATAAAAAATCAACAAAGTGATGATTTTATTGCTTAA
- a CDS encoding glycosyltransferase family 2 protein: MSIELNKIPVSVIIPAKNEELNLPACLESVARADEIFVVDSQSSDHSGEITRHYGANLVQFYFNGGWPKKKNWSLENLPLRNEWILIVDCDERIPSELWDEIAIAIQNPEYNGYYLNRKVFFLGKWIRYGGKYPDWNLRLFKHKLGRYENLKTEDIPNTGDNEVHEHVILQGKVGYLKNDMLHIDFRDIYHWLERHNRYSNWEARVYYNLLSGQGNEGTIGSNLFGDAVQRKRFLKKIWVRLPFKPLLRFILFYIIRLGFLDGKAGYIYARLLSQYEYQIGVKLYELRNFGGALNIANLSQSAPVQAKSEVLTR, translated from the coding sequence ATGTCTATTGAATTAAATAAAATTCCCGTATCCGTAATTATACCGGCAAAAAATGAAGAATTAAATTTGCCTGCCTGTTTAGAAAGTGTTGCTCGAGCCGATGAAATATTTGTTGTAGATTCTCAAAGCAGCGATCACAGTGGAGAAATTACTCGCCATTATGGAGCTAATCTTGTCCAATTTTATTTTAATGGAGGTTGGCCAAAAAAGAAAAATTGGTCATTAGAAAATCTGCCCCTACGCAATGAATGGATTTTAATAGTAGACTGTGATGAACGCATTCCTTCAGAACTCTGGGATGAGATAGCTATAGCCATACAAAATCCTGAGTACAATGGTTACTATCTCAATCGAAAAGTCTTTTTTCTCGGTAAATGGATACGTTACGGGGGAAAATATCCCGATTGGAATTTAAGACTATTTAAACACAAGTTAGGACGTTACGAAAATTTAAAAACCGAAGACATTCCCAATACCGGCGATAACGAAGTTCATGAACACGTGATTTTACAAGGCAAAGTGGGCTATCTCAAAAATGATATGCTACACATTGATTTTCGGGATATTTATCATTGGTTAGAAAGACATAACCGTTACTCTAACTGGGAAGCCAGAGTTTATTATAATCTTTTAAGCGGACAAGGAAATGAGGGAACAATTGGCTCAAATCTGTTTGGAGATGCTGTACAGCGTAAACGTTTTTTAAAGAAAATTTGGGTGCGTCTTCCGTTTAAACCTTTGTTACGTTTTATCCTATTTTATATTATTCGCCTGGGTTTCTTAGATGGCAAAGCCGGCTATATTTATGCACGTTTATTAAGTCAATATGAATATCAAATCGGAGTAAAATTATACGAGTTACGAAATTTTGGAGGTGCTTTAAATATTGCTAATTTGTCTCAGTCTGCCCCCGTTCAAGCTAAATCTGAAGTCTTAACCCGCTAA
- the hpsU gene encoding hormogonium polysaccharide biosynthesis acetyltransferase HpsU, which produces MEFNTDLPPILNAQPLVDLRKYDQAGFDRGRPGWLILIWWLVQAMVFPLSLHNLNAIRCWMLRLFGAKIGKGVIIRPTARFTYPWKVEIGDNCWIGDDVVIYSLDWIKIGTQAVISQKCYLCTGSHDIEDEAFRLMTAPINIGNGAWIATDCFIAPGVNIGANAVIGARSSVFSNIPSQQVAWGTPCRPRYERQMRK; this is translated from the coding sequence ATGGAATTTAATACTGATCTTCCTCCGATTTTAAACGCCCAACCTTTGGTAGATTTGCGGAAATACGACCAAGCCGGGTTTGATCGCGGTCGTCCGGGATGGTTGATTTTAATCTGGTGGTTGGTGCAGGCGATGGTTTTTCCTCTGAGTCTTCACAATTTAAACGCTATACGCTGCTGGATGTTGCGGCTATTCGGTGCAAAAATTGGTAAGGGAGTAATTATTCGTCCCACCGCCCGCTTTACTTATCCCTGGAAAGTAGAAATCGGAGACAACTGTTGGATTGGGGATGATGTGGTAATTTATAGTTTGGATTGGATTAAAATTGGAACTCAAGCTGTAATTTCCCAAAAATGTTACTTATGTACTGGCAGCCATGATATAGAAGATGAAGCCTTTAGACTGATGACAGCACCCATTAATATTGGCAATGGGGCTTGGATAGCGACAGATTGTTTTATTGCACCTGGCGTTAATATAGGAGCTAATGCTGTTATCGGGGCTAGAAGTAGCGTTTTTAGTAATATCCCTTCCCAACAAGTGGCTTGGGGAACTCCTTGCCGCCCAAGATATGAACGTCAGATGAGAAAATAA
- a CDS encoding 16S rRNA (uracil(1498)-N(3))-methyltransferase: MYRLVIEPTQQQQEWVNLTHDQQHYLKRVLRLKDGDPLIIMNGQGKAWKAILQGTSAQLLETLTESTELALNLSLLIALPKGSGFEEIVRGCTELGVTTFIPVISERTLLNPSAQKIERWRKIALEAAEQSERQIVPQILEPIKFSIALTKVKEVKTDKYICVTRRETDHLFSYLTKPLLNPQIIATGPEGGWTTGEIDLAISAGFQPVSLGPRILRAITAPVYVASLVSAMVDTQSFS, encoded by the coding sequence GTGTATCGATTAGTCATTGAACCGACACAACAACAACAAGAATGGGTAAACTTAACTCATGATCAACAGCATTATCTTAAACGGGTACTGAGATTAAAAGACGGTGATCCTTTGATCATTATGAATGGACAAGGAAAAGCTTGGAAGGCAATTTTACAAGGAACCTCAGCCCAACTTCTAGAAACCTTAACTGAATCAACAGAATTAGCACTTAACTTAAGCCTGTTGATCGCCTTACCCAAAGGCAGTGGTTTTGAAGAGATCGTGCGCGGTTGTACCGAATTAGGTGTTACCACCTTTATTCCTGTAATCAGTGAACGGACATTACTCAATCCTAGTGCCCAAAAAATTGAACGTTGGCGTAAAATTGCCTTAGAAGCGGCGGAACAATCCGAAAGACAAATCGTTCCTCAAATCCTTGAACCCATCAAGTTTTCCATCGCATTAACAAAAGTAAAAGAAGTAAAGACAGATAAATATATTTGTGTTACTCGTAGAGAAACAGATCATTTATTCAGCTATTTAACTAAGCCGCTTTTAAATCCTCAAATCATTGCCACCGGGCCCGAAGGAGGATGGACAACTGGAGAAATTGATTTAGCCATCAGTGCTGGTTTTCAACCCGTTTCTTTAGGACCTCGCATTCTACGCGCTATTACTGCCCCTGTTTATGTGGCTTCTCTTGTCAGTGCTATGGTGGACACTCAATCGTTTTCTTAG
- a CDS encoding tetratricopeptide repeat protein, protein MYNDVAEAIENQDYQSAQELLQQIGKEDSDNPWFQFYIARLDEARANLAQAHQQYRQLLLSSPNPKIVALARQGINRISELEDRELQIAKAQRQEILAKLNSEPGNTEPGILILEPIPNELKQKAALAFAKIMNLDPYSARLQLPSRVWRLYRTGNIGEMRYYQELLTKAEIPCFSASLPEIKRFQVYEIKYLDSVSPQVTAVYKPKKGESETITFDWSMVTQRVEGRLPIFEECIDIDAKRQLQRKTKTLDYIQVCDLHLKANWGAERVPHSCIIRLWDQNYEFQKGVNFSSAQHTGEPKTTSDNWKQLNQYLNQQLPQVPVWSDFNHFAETALDFQEMLKLIEPHITLLRPEETPWDAAFELYSRLVFIHE, encoded by the coding sequence ATGTATAATGATGTTGCCGAAGCGATCGAAAATCAAGATTATCAATCTGCCCAAGAACTCCTACAACAAATTGGAAAAGAAGACTCAGATAACCCTTGGTTTCAATTTTATATAGCCCGTTTAGACGAAGCACGAGCAAATTTAGCTCAAGCTCATCAACAATACCGGCAATTGCTGCTTTCCTCTCCTAATCCTAAAATTGTTGCTCTGGCTCGTCAAGGGATTAACCGCATTAGCGAACTCGAAGATCGAGAACTTCAAATAGCCAAAGCGCAACGTCAAGAAATCTTAGCAAAACTTAACAGTGAGCCGGGCAATACTGAACCTGGCATATTAATTTTAGAACCGATCCCGAATGAATTAAAACAAAAGGCTGCCCTTGCCTTTGCAAAAATTATGAATTTAGACCCTTATAGCGCCCGCTTACAATTGCCAAGTCGAGTTTGGCGGTTGTATCGCACTGGTAATATTGGGGAAATGCGCTATTATCAAGAACTGCTCACCAAAGCTGAAATCCCCTGTTTTTCTGCTTCGCTGCCAGAAATTAAACGGTTTCAAGTATATGAAATTAAATATTTAGACTCAGTATCTCCCCAAGTAACAGCCGTTTATAAGCCCAAAAAAGGAGAGTCAGAAACCATTACCTTTGATTGGTCTATGGTCACTCAACGGGTAGAAGGTCGCCTTCCTATTTTTGAAGAATGTATAGACATCGATGCTAAACGTCAACTACAACGAAAGACTAAAACCCTAGATTATATCCAAGTCTGCGATCTCCATCTTAAAGCTAACTGGGGTGCCGAACGAGTTCCGCACTCTTGTATTATTCGTTTATGGGACCAAAACTACGAGTTTCAAAAAGGGGTTAATTTTTCATCAGCGCAGCACACGGGTGAACCAAAAACCACTAGCGATAATTGGAAACAGTTAAATCAATACTTAAACCAGCAGTTACCCCAAGTGCCGGTCTGGTCAGATTTTAACCATTTTGCTGAAACCGCTCTAGATTTTCAAGAAATGCTTAAATTAATAGAACCTCATATTACCCTACTACGCCCAGAAGAAACCCCTTGGGATGCGGCTTTTGAGCTTTATAGCCGCTTGGTTTTTATCCACGAATAA
- a CDS encoding radical SAM protein yields the protein MLTESTAQFTPVYGPVKSWRYGRSLGIDPIGKISSCSFNCVYCQLGEIEQPTGDRALFVATSEILDHLKHFAPWDVEVITLSGSGEPTLALNLGEILREIKALTGKPTLVLTNGTLLTDAAVRSELAHADKVSLKLDAVNASQLKRINRPIREFNLAELVRGIKQFREQYKGELSIQTMVLVPWDDITINTYIELIKQINPKEIQLNTPKRPKPLQHQLEARGNHTQAEERFYPVQVLKCVSATVLEALATRIAQETQIAIKCA from the coding sequence ATGTTAACTGAATCAACCGCTCAATTTACCCCCGTTTATGGACCTGTCAAATCATGGCGTTATGGGCGATCCCTGGGCATCGATCCCATTGGTAAAATATCTAGCTGTTCGTTTAACTGCGTTTACTGTCAACTCGGAGAAATTGAACAACCCACCGGTGATCGCGCCTTATTCGTAGCCACATCAGAGATTTTAGACCATTTAAAACACTTTGCGCCTTGGGACGTAGAGGTGATCACCCTTAGCGGCAGTGGAGAACCCACATTAGCGCTTAATTTAGGGGAAATTCTCCGAGAAATTAAAGCCCTGACCGGCAAACCGACCTTAGTATTAACGAACGGAACCCTGCTCACAGATGCGGCTGTTCGTAGCGAATTAGCCCATGCCGATAAAGTTTCACTGAAATTAGATGCTGTTAATGCTTCACAACTCAAACGAATCAACCGACCCATAAGAGAATTCAATTTAGCAGAACTGGTGAGAGGAATCAAACAATTTCGAGAGCAATATAAGGGAGAATTGAGTATTCAGACAATGGTTTTAGTCCCTTGGGATGACATCACTATAAATACATATATAGAGTTAATTAAGCAAATAAATCCCAAAGAGATACAACTCAATACCCCTAAGCGCCCTAAACCTTTACAACATCAGCTAGAAGCACGAGGAAATCATACTCAGGCTGAGGAACGTTTTTACCCAGTGCAAGTGTTAAAATGTGTGAGCGCGACAGTTTTAGAAGCATTAGCAACCCGCATAGCTCAAGAAACTCAAATTGCTATCAAATGCGCTTAA